In Streptomyces sp. 71268, the DNA window CGGCCCTGGCGGTAGGCCGCTGGCGGCCGGTTCCCGGGTTGCGGCGTCGCGCGGCGGCGCGTCAGCGCGGCGGCGCGTCAGCGCGCCAGCGCCCGCGCGTCGTACGGCGGCAGGGGGACGGTGCCGGGTGCCAGGTCCGGCGACGGCATGTGCCAGTGGCCCGCGCGGCCCCGTAGCACGCGGGCGCGCTGGGCGGTCCACGGGGCCCTGTCGGTCAAGAACGGCACCGTACCCGGACTATCGCGAGCCACCTAGATTTGCGACCGAGCAGGATCGGGCACGAGCGAGGCACAACCGAGCAAAGCCGAGCGGGGCCCCGGCGGGGTCGGGATGCGACCCGGGGAGAGGGCTCGCGGGCGGGCGGTGCCGGGCCAACCACGAGGCGTCCGGCTGGTGCGCACGGCCCCATCTGCTCAGGTGGGGGTGCGCGGTGCGAACGGAGAGAGCTGCCGATGGCAACCGTTGGCGTGGAAGAGGAGTACCTGTTGGTTGATCGGGTGACGGGACAAACGGCACCACACGCGAAGGCCGTGCTGAGAGCGGCCGAGTTGGAGCCCCTGATCGCCGCGGAAGAGGTGCAGTTGGAGCTGTTGCAGGCACAGGTCGAGGTGGCCACGCCGGTGTGCCACACGCTGGCGGAGGCGGGAGGGCATCTGGTGCGATTACGGGGCGCCGTGGCGGCGGCGGCGCGGGAACACGGGTGCGGTCTCCTGGTCAGCGGCACGCCACCACTCCGCGATGACGCCCCCGTGGCGGTCACCGACGAGGCCCGGTACCGCGCCATCCAGCAGCAGGCCCCGCAACTGGTCGGGGAACAACTAGTCAACGGCATGCACGTGCACGTCGCCGTCCCCAGCCGGCGGATGGGCGTCGAGGTGCTGAACCGGATACGGGTGTGGCTGCCCACGCTCATCGCGATGGCGGCGAACTCGCCGCTGTGGAAGGGCGACGACACCGGCTTCGCCAGTTGGCGCACGATCGTCTTCGGCCGCTGGGCGGTCGGCGGCATGCCGCCGCACTTCGCCGACGAGGACGACTACGCGCGGCGCGTCCGGCAGTTGCTCGACACCGGCGTCATCCGCGACGTGGGCCAGCTCTACTGGCAGGCGCGGCTGTCCGAGCGCTACCCGACGGTCGAGGTGCGCTCCCTGGACGTGCAACTGCGCCCGCACGAGGCCATGTTGTTCGCCGGCCTGGTGCGCGCGCTGGTCGACACCGCGATGCGGGAGGCGGAACTGGGGGTCGCGGCGCCGGAGGCCAGCGCCGAGTTGCTGCGGCTCGCGGTGTGGCAGGCCGCCCGGCACGGGCTGAGTGGCGACCTCATCGATCCGGACGGCCGGCGCCGGGCCGCCGGCGACGTGGTGCGGGACCTCCTCGCGCACGTCACGCCCGCGCTCAAGGAGGCCGGTGACACGCGTGAGGTGACGAGCCTGACCCACCGGCTGCTCAGCGAGGGCACCGGCGCCGACCGGCAGCGCCGGGCCCTGGCCGCCGGCGGGCTGCCCGCGGTGGTGGAGATGATCGCCGCGGCCGGCGACCTGCGCTGACGGCTCCGCCACCGGCGCTACCCCCGGCCCCGGTGCCGCCCCCCGCCGCACCACCGTTGATGGCCGCACGCGCGCGCCCTGTTGGCGGCGCACGCGTGCGGCTGGTGGTGGGGCACGTGTGCGGCTGGTGGTGGGGTGCGCGGGCGCTGACTGGCGAGGGGGCACGGGGGCTGGCTGGCGGGGGGCGCGGGGGGCGGTTCGTACGCGCGCTGCGGCTACCGCCGCTTGAACTCCACCGGGCCGCCGTTCATCTCGACCGTGCCGTCCACGTGCAGGACCGGGCGCCGCTCGGTCATGCGGGCGCTGCACGCCTCGACGTGGTGGATGGCCGCCCCGTCGGGGGAGCCGAAGTCGATGAGGGCGATGGCGACCCAGTAGCGGGTCATGGTGTTCTCGAAGAGGGGAACGGTGACCGTGGAGCCGCGCCCGTCGGTGATGACGACCTTCGCGCCGAAGCTGCGGAAGGAGCCGTAGCCGTTGCTGACGGCGGAGTACGCGCAGAGCAGTACGTAGCCCTGCTCGTCGGGCCGTACGATGCGCACGGACTCGCGGCCGGGGGCGCGAGCGTCGCCGTCGAGGCGGATGTAGGGGCGCTGCTTGAGCGAGCCGAGGTGCTTGTAGTAGACCGCCTCACCACCCTTGCCCTGCTTGTTCTTGCTGTTCTTGACCTTCTTGGGCTTGCCCGTAGGCTGGGCCTGGTCCGGCTCGGCGTCGCTCGGCGCCACCAGCGGATCGCCCTGGGGCTTGTGGCCGGCCTTGACGAGGGTGCCGGGCGTCTTGGGGCCGCGCAGCGCCTTGGTGGCCGGCACGAACAGCGCGTACAGGTCGAGATCGGCCCCCAGCTTGCGCCGCCGCTCGCTGCCGCCGTCCCATTCCAGCGCGGCCTCGACCACCAGCTCCCGGTCGTGCTTGTCCAGGTCGATCGCGGTGCGCCCGCCCTTGTCCAGGCTGATGCTGCCCAGCGGCGGCTTCCGCAGGTTGGCCCGGGCGGGGACCGGGGCCGGGCTCGGTGTCGGAGACGGGGCCGGGGACGGTGTTGGCGTCGGGGCGGCCGGGTTCGCGGCGGGGGCGGGTGTGCCGTTGGTGGCGCCGGCTTCGGCTTCGTCGTGGTCAGGCTCGGCCTCCTCCGCCACGGTGATCCCGTAGTCGGTGGCGAGTCCCGCGAGGCCGTTGGCGTACCCCTGGCCGATGGCGCGCAGCTTCCAGCCGGGACCACGGCGGTAGATCTCGGCCAGGAGTACGGCGCGTTCGCCGTCGGTGAGGTCCGGCTGGTGGAAGACGATGGGCTCGGCGCCCGACTGCTCGACGCGGATCGTCACCTGCTTCACCCCGTGGAAGGTGCGGCTGGCGTCGTCCGGGTCGCAGCTCCCCACCAGGACGACCCGGTCCACGTCGGCGGGCAGCCCGGCCGGGTCCACCTCGACGCGCTCGGGTCCCTCGGCGTCGGCGGCGAGGTGGCGTACCGCGTCGGACTCGGCGGCGGGTTGGTTGTAAAAGACCATGTCGTCGTCCGACCTGACCTTGCCGTCCGCGGCGACCAGCAGCGCGCTCAGGTCGACCACGTCGCCCTCCGCGTGCAACGCCGCGACGAGCCGCCCCGTCGCCACCGCCGTGTTCCCGCCCTTGCCAAGCTCCGGCATGCTCCCCCGCCTCCGCTGTCGCTCCACGGTCTGTGACGGGTCAGCCTGTCACATAGCACGACAATGTGGCACACCCGCCCCATCAACACCATGGGTATCGTGTGTTTCAGATACCTGGTCAGGCGGGTTCAGGAGGGTTCAGGCGTAGGTCAACGCCCGGATCTGCCGGGAGCCGAGGGCCGCGCCACGAACCCCCTTCAGTCGCCGAGTGGGTCAGTGTGTACGGGAAGCAGGATGCGGAACGTGGCGCCCTGGCCGGGGGAGGTGTGGACCTCCATCCGGCCGTGGTGGGCGGCGACCAGGGAGTGGGCGATGGACAGGCCCAGGCCGGCGCCGCCGGTCCGGGTCCGGCCTCGGGCGGTGTCGGCGCGGTAGAAGCGGTCGAAGACGCGGGCGGCCTGTTCGGCCGTCATGCCGGGGCCCTGGTCGCCCAGTTCGAGGATGGCCAGCGCGTCGTGTGTGCCCACACCGATGCGGACCGGGGTGCCGGCCGGGGTGTGGGCGATGGCGTTGCCGATCAGGTTGGACATGACCTGGCGCAGCCGCGCCTCGTCCCCCAGCACGGGGGCGGCTCCCGGCGGGCCGCCGCCGGGGCCGGTCAGGGTGACCGTCCGGTCGGGGGCGAGGGCCCTCAGGTCGTGCAGGGCGTCGGCCGCCAAGGTGCGCAGGTCCATCGGGGTCGGCTCCAGCGGCAGCTCGGTGCGCGCGGTGGGGTCCTCGTCCAGGCGGGCCAGCAGCAGCAGGTCCTCGACGATGTGCGCCAGGCGGGCCGATTCGCGCTCGATGCGGTTCATCGCGGTGTCGACGTCGGCCCGCTCGGGCATGCCGCCCATGCGGTACAGCTCGGTGAAGCCCTTGATCCCGAACAGGGGGGTACGCAGTTCGTGGCTGGCGTCCGCGACGAAGGCGCGCATCCGGTCGTTGGTGGCCGCCCGTGCCGCGTCACCGGCCTCGATGCGGTCCAGCATGCCGTTGAGCGCGGCGGCCAGGCGCCCCAGTTCCGTACGGGTGGAGGAGGCCAGGTCGGGGACCCGTCGGGAGAGGTCGCCGCCGGCGATGGCGGCCGCGGTCGTCTCGATGCGGCGCAGGGGGCGCAGCCCGGCGCGTACGGCGAACCAGCCGATGACGCCCAGCAGGACGAGGACCAGGGAGTCGATCACCAACATCCGCACTCCCAGGCCCCGGATCGTGCCGTTCACCTCCTCCAGTGAGCCGGCCACGACGATGCTTCCCGTGGCGGACGTGTCCCCGTCCGTGTTCCTGTTCCTCTCCTCGCCCCTGTCCTTGTCCCCCTCCCTGCCCCCGTCCCCGTTCTGGCGTGGCGGGGAGGGGGCCGGTTGGGCGATCACGCGCCAGTCGTGGCCGTCGCCCGACGCCTCGAAGGGGGCGCCGCCGCGGGCCGCGACCGCCGCGGCGTCCAGGCGCGGCAGCTCGGGTACGTCGCCCACCGCCGGGCGGGGGCGCTGCGACAGACTGCCGTCGGCGTTCAGACGGACCACGTAGACGTCCCCGGTGAGCTGGCGCTCCACCGCGTCGCGCTCCGGCGGCGCGGTGGCGTCGGGGTGCGTGCCGGGATCGGGGAGCCGCACGGCCGCCGCGGCGGCCGTGCGCAGCCGCTCGTCCATCTGGTCCACCAGTTGCCGCTGGAGGAGCGTGATCAGCAGGGCGTTGCTGGCGAGCAGGGCGGCCACGACCAGCAGCAGGCAGATGATCACCAGCCGGGTCCGCAGCGACAGACGCGCGGCGCCACGGCGCGGGGACGTCGTGTTCACTTCCTCGGCCCGCGCAGGACGTAGCCGATACCGCGCACGGTGTGGATGAGCTTGGTCTCGCCGGTGTCGATCTTCCGACGGAGGTAGCTCACGTAGGAGGCCACGATGGAGTCGTCGCCGCCGAAGTCGTAGTGCCAGACCTGGTCCAGCAGTTGTCCCCGGGACAGGACCTGTCCGACGTTCTCCATCAGGACGCGCAGCAGGTCGAACTCGGTCGGGGACAGCGGGACCGGCACGCCGCCCCGGGTTACCTGGTGGCTGTCGACGTCCAGTTCCAGATCGCCGACCGTGAGGCGGTTCACGGGTTGGTGGCCGCTGGTGCGGCGCAGTACGGCTTGGATGCGCAGGACCAACTCCTCCAGGTTGAACGGCTTGGTGACGTAGTCGTCCCCGCCCACCCGCAGCCCGCTGATCCGGTCCTCGGCCGCGTCCCGTGCGGTGAGGAAGAGGATCGGCGTGTGCCCCGTACGCGCGTGCGGGCGGGCGCGCAGGCGGCGGGCGACCTCGAAGCCGTCGATGTCGGGCAGCATCACGTCCAGCACGACCAGGTCTGCGGCGTGCTCGCGTACCGCGTCCAGCGCCTGCGCGCCGGTCTCGGC includes these proteins:
- a CDS encoding glutamate--cysteine ligase; translation: MATVGVEEEYLLVDRVTGQTAPHAKAVLRAAELEPLIAAEEVQLELLQAQVEVATPVCHTLAEAGGHLVRLRGAVAAAAREHGCGLLVSGTPPLRDDAPVAVTDEARYRAIQQQAPQLVGEQLVNGMHVHVAVPSRRMGVEVLNRIRVWLPTLIAMAANSPLWKGDDTGFASWRTIVFGRWAVGGMPPHFADEDDYARRVRQLLDTGVIRDVGQLYWQARLSERYPTVEVRSLDVQLRPHEAMLFAGLVRALVDTAMREAELGVAAPEASAELLRLAVWQAARHGLSGDLIDPDGRRRAAGDVVRDLLAHVTPALKEAGDTREVTSLTHRLLSEGTGADRQRRALAAGGLPAVVEMIAAAGDLR
- a CDS encoding TerD family protein, yielding MPELGKGGNTAVATGRLVAALHAEGDVVDLSALLVAADGKVRSDDDMVFYNQPAAESDAVRHLAADAEGPERVEVDPAGLPADVDRVVLVGSCDPDDASRTFHGVKQVTIRVEQSGAEPIVFHQPDLTDGERAVLLAEIYRRGPGWKLRAIGQGYANGLAGLATDYGITVAEEAEPDHDEAEAGATNGTPAPAANPAAPTPTPSPAPSPTPSPAPVPARANLRKPPLGSISLDKGGRTAIDLDKHDRELVVEAALEWDGGSERRRKLGADLDLYALFVPATKALRGPKTPGTLVKAGHKPQGDPLVAPSDAEPDQAQPTGKPKKVKNSKNKQGKGGEAVYYKHLGSLKQRPYIRLDGDARAPGRESVRIVRPDEQGYVLLCAYSAVSNGYGSFRSFGAKVVITDGRGSTVTVPLFENTMTRYWVAIALIDFGSPDGAAIHHVEACSARMTERRPVLHVDGTVEMNGGPVEFKRR
- a CDS encoding HAMP domain-containing sensor histidine kinase, coding for MNTTSPRRGAARLSLRTRLVIICLLLVVAALLASNALLITLLQRQLVDQMDERLRTAAAAAVRLPDPGTHPDATAPPERDAVERQLTGDVYVVRLNADGSLSQRPRPAVGDVPELPRLDAAAVAARGGAPFEASGDGHDWRVIAQPAPSPPRQNGDGGREGDKDRGEERNRNTDGDTSATGSIVVAGSLEEVNGTIRGLGVRMLVIDSLVLVLLGVIGWFAVRAGLRPLRRIETTAAAIAGGDLSRRVPDLASSTRTELGRLAAALNGMLDRIEAGDAARAATNDRMRAFVADASHELRTPLFGIKGFTELYRMGGMPERADVDTAMNRIERESARLAHIVEDLLLLARLDEDPTARTELPLEPTPMDLRTLAADALHDLRALAPDRTVTLTGPGGGPPGAAPVLGDEARLRQVMSNLIGNAIAHTPAGTPVRIGVGTHDALAILELGDQGPGMTAEQAARVFDRFYRADTARGRTRTGGAGLGLSIAHSLVAAHHGRMEVHTSPGQGATFRILLPVHTDPLGD
- a CDS encoding response regulator transcription factor → MTTRQRLLLVEDEPTLRELLSASLRLAGFHVDTAETGAQALDAVREHAADLVVLDVMLPDIDGFEVARRLRARPHARTGHTPILFLTARDAAEDRISGLRVGGDDYVTKPFNLEELVLRIQAVLRRTSGHQPVNRLTVGDLELDVDSHQVTRGGVPVPLSPTEFDLLRVLMENVGQVLSRGQLLDQVWHYDFGGDDSIVASYVSYLRRKIDTGETKLIHTVRGIGYVLRGPRK